In one Hippocampus zosterae strain Florida chromosome 10, ASM2543408v3, whole genome shotgun sequence genomic region, the following are encoded:
- the LOC127609103 gene encoding eukaryotic translation initiation factor 4 gamma 1-like isoform X9, whose amino-acid sequence MGNRGSHQMDDSQSEAYYPAQPQFTSPVPAPPVVMNPAPQQQQPPPQSQQHIHTKRERKQIRIRDPNQGGRDVTEEIMSGGCSGSNPTPPETAISGSDTRLVQANCENTPAATDPADVRADDRGKRLLPSLSQPPDIVQDDLTPAEATLSDMNNKPTTPSVISETPVSTICIPPLAPIVAITDIMFTATSPRELTPEPQSAPEVPAYPAPLPDPMPTSAVQENPERTATNLEDVDVVTKKKEEVHSEDASSFMDKSHTLSSSANGVAIDVPKSPLVMLPSSHQESSLESPIAQPEELCLSNGLPLPSPQDPESLDVSAEQHDDSPIAEPDICLQPVIKTSKATRKAVPTSLVESTIAPATESVSTISPEVPTETITQAASSQPEAEETVPPVSQNTSEDTIMPLCTAGAMSSPLVAGSKDVRVRETVTSPPQTVITLVETTMQAVPKKKRKMKDLNKKEAVGDLLDAFKEEKVVVPPEVVPATSAKTEPPAASPALEDNDLTWEDKEDKLDTENIQPNPPKQTATDKEYQYKEEQWMPINPEEKKKYDRAFLLRFQFISASMNKPEGLPAINDVVLDKANKTPLRQIDPSRLPGINYGPDFTPSFANLGRPGSGGGSRGPPPGMGVGIGGPRRSQQMQRKEPRKIITSMSLNEDVKLNKAEKAWKPSLKKAMRGCAGEQTVENDPDQLKTQELFKKVRSILNKLTPQKFQQLMKQVSELTIDTEEKLKGVIDLTFEKAISEPDFSVAYANMCRCVMGLKVQATDKPGDTVNFRKLLLNRCQNEFEKDKYDNEIFERKQRELEAAEGVLYCKDEEKQRLIEELEESKNKARRRSLGNIKFIGELFKLKMLTEVIMHECIVKLLKNHDEESLECLCRLLSTIGKDLDFEKAKPLMDQYFKQMEKVIKEKKTSARIRFMLQDVVDLRRSNWVPRRGDQGPKTIDQIHKEAQLEEHREHMKVQHALIAKKESFGSPGNRMGGGGLGSRGGPHTPGRGVSPQDDGWNTVSKNRTYDGKLKFPKASFDIHAQCLAPGGKGALSWGRGSSGGSTNKLMDSELGGRPAANRFSALQQSSSGTSESDRRVPQRNSSSRERGERSDRSDRADRGLDRRDDRERNRPQGAATRSFSRENEEQSREREQRGSADPVRKVANMTDDRDRGSKERIQSRENVRRETACTPPPLQTPTKPALTVEELTKKSKAIIEEYLHILDIKEALQCVNEINCPQLLFVFVQFGLESTLERNTITRENLGRLLHQLIKTGTLLTEQYFKGLREILVVAEEMAIDIPHIWLYLSELITPMLNEGGIPMGHLFKEISKPLIPLGKAGDLLVCILTLLCKEMSHNKVGTMWRGAGLQWKDFLPEDVDVNKFVTEKNVMFTLAEASEKSKTKKMSSAELSRQLERLIQDKADSKRIIDWIEANLDEQQASSNMFVRVLMTCICQSAIICENPYKVNDEIINQRAKLLQKFLKDDQKELQALYALQALMVHMEQPANLLRMFFDTLYDEEVIKDDAFYKWESCKDPTEQQGKGVALKSVTGFFTWLRQADESDNS is encoded by the exons ATGGGGAATCGCGGGTCTCACCAAATGGATGATTCTCAAT CTGAGGCCTACTATCCAGCCCAGCCTCAGTTTACTTCCCCAGTGCCGGCGCCACCCGTCGTCATGAACCCTGCCCCTCAACAGCAGCAACCACCACCACAGTCTCAGCAACACATCCACACCAAACGCGAACGTAAACAG ATCCGAATAAGGGACCCAAACCAAGGAGGCCGGGACGTCACAGAGGAGATTATGTCAGGGGGCTGCAGTGGATCAAACCCAACTCCACCAGAG ACTGCCATATCAGGATCAGACACAAGATTGGTCCAGGCCAACTGTGAGAACACCCCAGCTGCCACTGATCCAGCAGATGTTAGAGCAG ATGACAGAGGAAAACGTTTGCTGCCTTCTTTGTCACAGCCTCCTGatattgttcaggatgacctcacCCCAGCAGAGGCTACCTTGTCTGACATGAATAATAAGCCAACTACACCGTCTGTAATATCAGAAACCCCTGTCAGCACAATTTGTATTCCCCCCCTTGCTCCCATTGTTGCCATTACAGACATAATGTTCACTGCCACATCTCCCAGAGAACTAACTCCAGAGCCTCAATCTGCGCCTGAGGTGCCTGCCTACCCTGCACCCCTTCCTGATCCTATGCCCACCTCTGCAGTTCAGGAAAACCCAGAAAGGACAGCCACAAATCTTGAGGATGTGGATGTGGTGACTAAAAAGAAAGAGGAGGTACATTCAGAGGATGCTTCATCTTTTATGGACAAGTCTCACACACTCTCCTCCTCTGCAAATGGTGTGGCTATAGATGTGCCAAAAAGCCCTTTGGTGATGCTGCCATCTAGTCACCAGGAGTCTTCTCTGGAGTCTCCCATTGCTCAGCCAGAGGAGCTCTGCCTTTCCAATGGTTTACCACTTCCATCCCCCCAAGACCCAGAGTCCCTTGACGTTAGCGCAGAACAGCATGATGATAGCCCCATTGCTGAGCCTGATATTTGTCTGCAGCCTGTCATTAAAACTTCCAAGGCCACCAGGAAGGCAGTGCCTACATCACTTGTTGAATCAACCATAGCGCCTGCTACCGAGTCCGTTTCTACCATCAGTCCAGAGGTTCCTACTGAAACAATTACCCAGGCAGCATCTTCCCAGCCTGAGGCTGAAGAAACGGTTCCGCCTGTTTCTCAAAACACCAGTGAGGATACCATAATGCCTCTTTGTACTGCAGGAGCAATGTCATCTCCACTGGTGGCTGGCTCAAAAGATGTCCGCGTCCGAGAAACAGTGACAAGTCCTCCCCAGACTGTCATTACCCTTGTAGAAACTACTATGCAAG CTGTGccaaagaaaaagaggaaaatgaagGATTTGAATAAAAAGGAGGCAGTGGGAGATCTATTGGATGCATTTAAAGAG GAGAAAGTAGTTGTACCACCAGAGGTTGTCCCAGCAACATCAGCTAAAACTGAGCCTCCCGCTGCATCTCCAGCATTAGAAGACAATGACTTAACTTGGGAGGACAAGGAGGATAAGCTGGATACTGAGAACATTCAGCCAAACCCTCCGAAGCAGACGGCAACTGACAAGGAATATCAGTATAAAGAGG AACAATGGATGCCAATCAAtccggaggagaagaaaaagtaTGACCGCGCGTTCCTTCTGAGATTTCAATTCATCTCTGCCAGCATGAATAAGCCTGAGGGTCTTCCTGCCATAAATGATGTTGTCCTAGACAAG GCTAACAAGACTCCTCTGCGCCAAATTGACCCCAGTCGGCTGCCTGGGATTAACTATGGTCCTGATTTCACACCTTCGTTTGCTAACCTTGGCAGGCCAGGTTCAGGAGGAGGAAGTCGAGGACCA cctcCCGGTATGGGTGTCGGTATAGGTGGTCCGCGTCGGTCTCAGCAGATGCAACGGAAAGAACCGAGGAAAATTATTACCAGCATGTCTCTTAATGAGGATGTCAAGCTGAACAAGGCTGAGAAGGCATGGAAGCCTTCCCTGAAAAAAGCAATGCGTGGTTGTGCTGGAGAACAAACAGTGGAGAATGATCCAGATCAACTCAAGACACAGGAATTATTTAAAAAGGTCCGCAGTATTCTCAACAAACTGACCCCGCAAAAGTTTCAACAGCTAATGAAACAAGTGTCAGAACTCACTATCGACACGGAGGAGAAGTTAAAAGGTGTCATAGACCTCACCTTTGAAAAGGCCATCTCTGAGCCAGACTTTTCAGTGGCCTATGCCAACATGTGCCGCTGCGTTATGGGG CTAAAAGTCCAAGCCACAGATAAGCCAGGGGACACCGTGAACTTCCGGAAGCTCCTCCTGAATCGATGCCAGAATGAGTTTGAGAAGGATAAATATGACAATGAGATATTTGAAAGGAAgcaacgggagctggaggctgCAGAAGGGGTATTGTActgcaaa GATGAGGAGAAGCAACGGTTAATTGAGGAACTTGAAGAGTCTAAAAACAAGGCTAGGAGGCGCTCACTTGGTAATATTAAATTCATCGGTGAACTATTCAAACTAAAGATGCTCACGGAAGTCATCATGCATGAGTGCATTGTAAAGCTACTGAAAAACCATGACGAGGAGTCTCTGGAGTGCCTTTGCAGACTGTTATCTACCATTGGAAAGGATCTAGACTTTGAAAAGGCCAAG CCTCTTATGGACCAGTACTTCAAACAGATGGAGAAAGTAATAAAGGAAAAGAAGACCAGCGCCAGAATCCGCTTTATGTTGCAAGATGTGGTGGACCTTCGACGG AGTAATTGGGTGCCCAGACGAGGCGACCAAGGCCCAAAGACTATTGACCAGATTCACAAAGAAGCTCAGCTGGAGGAGCACAGAGAGCACATGAAAGTGCAACATGCCCTCATCGCGAAGAAAGAGTCTTTCGGCAGTCCGGGAAACAGGATGGGTGGAGGAGGATTAGGGAGTCGTGGAGGACCTCACACTCCTGGCCGCGGTGTTTCACCACAAGATGATGGCTGGAACACAGTTTCTAAGAACCGAACTTATGATGGGAAATTGAAATTCCCAAAG GCATCTTTTGATATCCACGCTCAGTGTCTCGCTCCCGGAGGCAAAGGTGCTTTGAGCTGGGGTAGGGGCAGTAGCGGTGGTAGCACCAACAAGCTTATGGATTCCG AATTAGGCGGCCGTCCAGCTGCCAACAGGTTCTCAGCTCTGCAACAGTCCTCGTCAGGCACTTCAGAGTCAGACAGACGGGTTCCTCAGAG AAACAGCTCAAGTCGAGAACGGGGCGAGCGTTCTGACCGTTCCGACCGGGCCGATCGTGGTCTTGACCGACGTGATGATCGTGAACGAAACAGGCCACAGGGTGCTGCTACACGAAGCTTCAGTCGGGAAAATGAGGAACAGAGTCGGGAGAGAGAGCAGCGTGGTTCAGCAGATCCAGTCCGCAAAGTAGCAAATATGACCGATGACAGAGATCGCGGCAGCAAAGAGAGAATTCAGAGTCGAGAGAACG TGAGGAGGGAAACCGCTTGCACTCCTCCACCTCTCCAAACCCCTACCAAGCCTGCTTTGACTGTGGAAGAGCTAACCAAAAAATCCAAAGCCATCATTGAAGAATACCTCCATATCCTTGATATCAAG GAGGCCCTGCAATGTGTGAACGAGATAAACTGCCCTCAgctattgtttgtgtttgtacaATTCGGTCTGGAATCAACATTGGAGCGGAACACCATTACAAGAGAGAACCTGGGTCGGCTGCTGCACCAGCTCATTAAGACAGGCACCCTCCTGACAGAACAGTACTTTAAAGG GCTTCGTGAAATCCTGGTGGTAGCTGAAGAAATGGCGATCGACATCCCGCACATCTGGCTCTACCTGTCAGAACTGATCACTCCCATGCTCAATGAGGGAGGGATCCCAATGGGACACCTTTTTAA GGAGATTTCAAAGCCTTTGATCCCTCTGGGCAAAGCTGGAGACCTGCTTGTCTGTATCCTCACTTTACTCTGCAAAGAGATG AGCCATAACAAGGTGGGCACAATGTGGCGTGGGGCAGGACTCCAATGGAAAGACTTCCTCCCTGAGGATGTAGATGTCAACAAGTTTGTGACCGAAAAG AATGTGATGTTCACACTGGCTGAAGCATCTGAAAAGAGTAAAACCAAGAAGATGAGTTCTGCAGAGCTGAGCAGACAGCTTGAAAGACTGATCCAAGACAAGGCTGACAGCAAAAGAATCATTGACTGGATTGAG GCCAACCTGGATGAGCAGCAGGCCTCCTCCAACATGTTTGTCAGAGTACTTATGACCTGTATTTGCCAGTCAGCAATCATCT GTGAGAATCCCTACAAGGTGAATGACGAAATAATCAATCAGAGGGCCAAGTTGCTGCAGAAATTCCTGAAGGATGATCAGAAGGAGTTGCAAGCTCTCTATGCCTTGCAGGCTCTAATGGTGCACATGGAGCAACCGGCCA ATCTGCTGCGAATGTTCTTTGACACACTTTATGATGAGGAAGTAATCAAAGATGATGCCTTTTACAAGTGGGAGTCATGCAAGGACCCCACTGAGCAGCAGGGCAAGGGTGTGGCCCTCAAGTCCGTCACCGGCTTCTTCACATGGTTACGCCAGGCGGACGAATCGGACAACAGTTAG
- the LOC127609103 gene encoding eukaryotic translation initiation factor 4 gamma 1-like isoform X1 produces the protein MNKAPQPITGAPSIPHPAPSPGLSQPPFSPGQQPPSVVFATQPSQMNPTPQPRQGSFRSLQPYYANRTSLPPSSGHRGVLTSSAPRSGTPTHVYQPHPGSQMMVIPGQQLPLPSSPQGAAYFIQGQYRSPTYVATHQQYPVPAGAPGFYPGTSSSEYGNYAEAYYPAQPQFTSPVPAPPVVMNPAPQQQQPPPQSQQHIHTKRERKQIRIRDPNQGGRDVTEEIMSGGCSGSNPTPPETAISGSDTRLVQANCENTPAATDPADVRADDRGKRLLPSLSQPPDIVQDDLTPAEATLSDMNNKPTTPSVISETPVSTICIPPLAPIVAITDIMFTATSPRELTPEPQSAPEVPAYPAPLPDPMPTSAVQENPERTATNLEDVDVVTKKKEEVHSEDASSFMDKSHTLSSSANGVAIDVPKSPLVMLPSSHQESSLESPIAQPEELCLSNGLPLPSPQDPESLDVSAEQHDDSPIAEPDICLQPVIKTSKATRKAVPTSLVESTIAPATESVSTISPEVPTETITQAASSQPEAEETVPPVSQNTSEDTIMPLCTAGAMSSPLVAGSKDVRVRETVTSPPQTVITLVETTMQAVPKKKRKMKDLNKKEAVGDLLDAFKEEKVVVPPEVVPATSAKTEPPAASPALEDNDLTWEDKEDKLDTENIQPNPPKQTATDKEYQYKEEQWMPINPEEKKKYDRAFLLRFQFISASMNKPEGLPAINDVVLDKANKTPLRQIDPSRLPGINYGPDFTPSFANLGRPGSGGGSRGPPPGMGVGIGGPRRSQQMQRKEPRKIITSMSLNEDVKLNKAEKAWKPSLKKAMRGCAGEQTVENDPDQLKTQELFKKVRSILNKLTPQKFQQLMKQVSELTIDTEEKLKGVIDLTFEKAISEPDFSVAYANMCRCVMGLKVQATDKPGDTVNFRKLLLNRCQNEFEKDKYDNEIFERKQRELEAAEGVLYCKDEEKQRLIEELEESKNKARRRSLGNIKFIGELFKLKMLTEVIMHECIVKLLKNHDEESLECLCRLLSTIGKDLDFEKAKPLMDQYFKQMEKVIKEKKTSARIRFMLQDVVDLRRSNWVPRRGDQGPKTIDQIHKEAQLEEHREHMKVQHALIAKKESFGSPGNRMGGGGLGSRGGPHTPGRGVSPQDDGWNTVSKNRTYDGKLKFPKASFDIHAQCLAPGGKGALSWGRGSSGGSTNKLMDSELGGRPAANRFSALQQSSSGTSESDRRVPQRNSSSRERGERSDRSDRADRGLDRRDDRERNRPQGAATRSFSRENEEQSREREQRGSADPVRKVANMTDDRDRGSKERIQSRENVRRETACTPPPLQTPTKPALTVEELTKKSKAIIEEYLHILDIKEALQCVNEINCPQLLFVFVQFGLESTLERNTITRENLGRLLHQLIKTGTLLTEQYFKGLREILVVAEEMAIDIPHIWLYLSELITPMLNEGGIPMGHLFKEISKPLIPLGKAGDLLVCILTLLCKEMSHNKVGTMWRGAGLQWKDFLPEDVDVNKFVTEKNVMFTLAEASEKSKTKKMSSAELSRQLERLIQDKADSKRIIDWIEANLDEQQASSNMFVRVLMTCICQSAIICENPYKVNDEIINQRAKLLQKFLKDDQKELQALYALQALMVHMEQPANLLRMFFDTLYDEEVIKDDAFYKWESCKDPTEQQGKGVALKSVTGFFTWLRQADESDNS, from the exons ATGAATAAAGCACCACAGCCTATAACAGGAGCCCCCTCAATCCCCCACCCTGCCCCGTCCCCTGGCCTTTCACAG CCCCCTTTCTCCCCTGGGCAGCAGCCCCCTtctgttgtgtttgccacccaACCGTCTCAAATGAACCCAACGCCACAGCCCAGACAG GGAAGCTTCAGATCTCTCCAG CCCTACTACGCCAACAGAACAAGTCTGCCTCCCAGCAGTGGGCATCGAGGTGTTCTAACCAGTAGTGCCCCTCGGTCTGGAACTCCCACCCATGTCTACCAGCCACACCCTGGTTCCCAAATGATGGTGATCCCAGGACAACAGTTGCCTTTACCGAGCTCACCACAGGGGGCTGCATATTTTATTCAAGGAcag taccgtTCACCAACCTACGTAGCCACACACCAGCAATACCCTGTACCAGCTGGAGCTCCAGGTTTCTACCCAGGCACCAGCTCGTCCGAATATGGTAATTATG CTGAGGCCTACTATCCAGCCCAGCCTCAGTTTACTTCCCCAGTGCCGGCGCCACCCGTCGTCATGAACCCTGCCCCTCAACAGCAGCAACCACCACCACAGTCTCAGCAACACATCCACACCAAACGCGAACGTAAACAG ATCCGAATAAGGGACCCAAACCAAGGAGGCCGGGACGTCACAGAGGAGATTATGTCAGGGGGCTGCAGTGGATCAAACCCAACTCCACCAGAG ACTGCCATATCAGGATCAGACACAAGATTGGTCCAGGCCAACTGTGAGAACACCCCAGCTGCCACTGATCCAGCAGATGTTAGAGCAG ATGACAGAGGAAAACGTTTGCTGCCTTCTTTGTCACAGCCTCCTGatattgttcaggatgacctcacCCCAGCAGAGGCTACCTTGTCTGACATGAATAATAAGCCAACTACACCGTCTGTAATATCAGAAACCCCTGTCAGCACAATTTGTATTCCCCCCCTTGCTCCCATTGTTGCCATTACAGACATAATGTTCACTGCCACATCTCCCAGAGAACTAACTCCAGAGCCTCAATCTGCGCCTGAGGTGCCTGCCTACCCTGCACCCCTTCCTGATCCTATGCCCACCTCTGCAGTTCAGGAAAACCCAGAAAGGACAGCCACAAATCTTGAGGATGTGGATGTGGTGACTAAAAAGAAAGAGGAGGTACATTCAGAGGATGCTTCATCTTTTATGGACAAGTCTCACACACTCTCCTCCTCTGCAAATGGTGTGGCTATAGATGTGCCAAAAAGCCCTTTGGTGATGCTGCCATCTAGTCACCAGGAGTCTTCTCTGGAGTCTCCCATTGCTCAGCCAGAGGAGCTCTGCCTTTCCAATGGTTTACCACTTCCATCCCCCCAAGACCCAGAGTCCCTTGACGTTAGCGCAGAACAGCATGATGATAGCCCCATTGCTGAGCCTGATATTTGTCTGCAGCCTGTCATTAAAACTTCCAAGGCCACCAGGAAGGCAGTGCCTACATCACTTGTTGAATCAACCATAGCGCCTGCTACCGAGTCCGTTTCTACCATCAGTCCAGAGGTTCCTACTGAAACAATTACCCAGGCAGCATCTTCCCAGCCTGAGGCTGAAGAAACGGTTCCGCCTGTTTCTCAAAACACCAGTGAGGATACCATAATGCCTCTTTGTACTGCAGGAGCAATGTCATCTCCACTGGTGGCTGGCTCAAAAGATGTCCGCGTCCGAGAAACAGTGACAAGTCCTCCCCAGACTGTCATTACCCTTGTAGAAACTACTATGCAAG CTGTGccaaagaaaaagaggaaaatgaagGATTTGAATAAAAAGGAGGCAGTGGGAGATCTATTGGATGCATTTAAAGAG GAGAAAGTAGTTGTACCACCAGAGGTTGTCCCAGCAACATCAGCTAAAACTGAGCCTCCCGCTGCATCTCCAGCATTAGAAGACAATGACTTAACTTGGGAGGACAAGGAGGATAAGCTGGATACTGAGAACATTCAGCCAAACCCTCCGAAGCAGACGGCAACTGACAAGGAATATCAGTATAAAGAGG AACAATGGATGCCAATCAAtccggaggagaagaaaaagtaTGACCGCGCGTTCCTTCTGAGATTTCAATTCATCTCTGCCAGCATGAATAAGCCTGAGGGTCTTCCTGCCATAAATGATGTTGTCCTAGACAAG GCTAACAAGACTCCTCTGCGCCAAATTGACCCCAGTCGGCTGCCTGGGATTAACTATGGTCCTGATTTCACACCTTCGTTTGCTAACCTTGGCAGGCCAGGTTCAGGAGGAGGAAGTCGAGGACCA cctcCCGGTATGGGTGTCGGTATAGGTGGTCCGCGTCGGTCTCAGCAGATGCAACGGAAAGAACCGAGGAAAATTATTACCAGCATGTCTCTTAATGAGGATGTCAAGCTGAACAAGGCTGAGAAGGCATGGAAGCCTTCCCTGAAAAAAGCAATGCGTGGTTGTGCTGGAGAACAAACAGTGGAGAATGATCCAGATCAACTCAAGACACAGGAATTATTTAAAAAGGTCCGCAGTATTCTCAACAAACTGACCCCGCAAAAGTTTCAACAGCTAATGAAACAAGTGTCAGAACTCACTATCGACACGGAGGAGAAGTTAAAAGGTGTCATAGACCTCACCTTTGAAAAGGCCATCTCTGAGCCAGACTTTTCAGTGGCCTATGCCAACATGTGCCGCTGCGTTATGGGG CTAAAAGTCCAAGCCACAGATAAGCCAGGGGACACCGTGAACTTCCGGAAGCTCCTCCTGAATCGATGCCAGAATGAGTTTGAGAAGGATAAATATGACAATGAGATATTTGAAAGGAAgcaacgggagctggaggctgCAGAAGGGGTATTGTActgcaaa GATGAGGAGAAGCAACGGTTAATTGAGGAACTTGAAGAGTCTAAAAACAAGGCTAGGAGGCGCTCACTTGGTAATATTAAATTCATCGGTGAACTATTCAAACTAAAGATGCTCACGGAAGTCATCATGCATGAGTGCATTGTAAAGCTACTGAAAAACCATGACGAGGAGTCTCTGGAGTGCCTTTGCAGACTGTTATCTACCATTGGAAAGGATCTAGACTTTGAAAAGGCCAAG CCTCTTATGGACCAGTACTTCAAACAGATGGAGAAAGTAATAAAGGAAAAGAAGACCAGCGCCAGAATCCGCTTTATGTTGCAAGATGTGGTGGACCTTCGACGG AGTAATTGGGTGCCCAGACGAGGCGACCAAGGCCCAAAGACTATTGACCAGATTCACAAAGAAGCTCAGCTGGAGGAGCACAGAGAGCACATGAAAGTGCAACATGCCCTCATCGCGAAGAAAGAGTCTTTCGGCAGTCCGGGAAACAGGATGGGTGGAGGAGGATTAGGGAGTCGTGGAGGACCTCACACTCCTGGCCGCGGTGTTTCACCACAAGATGATGGCTGGAACACAGTTTCTAAGAACCGAACTTATGATGGGAAATTGAAATTCCCAAAG GCATCTTTTGATATCCACGCTCAGTGTCTCGCTCCCGGAGGCAAAGGTGCTTTGAGCTGGGGTAGGGGCAGTAGCGGTGGTAGCACCAACAAGCTTATGGATTCCG AATTAGGCGGCCGTCCAGCTGCCAACAGGTTCTCAGCTCTGCAACAGTCCTCGTCAGGCACTTCAGAGTCAGACAGACGGGTTCCTCAGAG AAACAGCTCAAGTCGAGAACGGGGCGAGCGTTCTGACCGTTCCGACCGGGCCGATCGTGGTCTTGACCGACGTGATGATCGTGAACGAAACAGGCCACAGGGTGCTGCTACACGAAGCTTCAGTCGGGAAAATGAGGAACAGAGTCGGGAGAGAGAGCAGCGTGGTTCAGCAGATCCAGTCCGCAAAGTAGCAAATATGACCGATGACAGAGATCGCGGCAGCAAAGAGAGAATTCAGAGTCGAGAGAACG TGAGGAGGGAAACCGCTTGCACTCCTCCACCTCTCCAAACCCCTACCAAGCCTGCTTTGACTGTGGAAGAGCTAACCAAAAAATCCAAAGCCATCATTGAAGAATACCTCCATATCCTTGATATCAAG GAGGCCCTGCAATGTGTGAACGAGATAAACTGCCCTCAgctattgtttgtgtttgtacaATTCGGTCTGGAATCAACATTGGAGCGGAACACCATTACAAGAGAGAACCTGGGTCGGCTGCTGCACCAGCTCATTAAGACAGGCACCCTCCTGACAGAACAGTACTTTAAAGG GCTTCGTGAAATCCTGGTGGTAGCTGAAGAAATGGCGATCGACATCCCGCACATCTGGCTCTACCTGTCAGAACTGATCACTCCCATGCTCAATGAGGGAGGGATCCCAATGGGACACCTTTTTAA GGAGATTTCAAAGCCTTTGATCCCTCTGGGCAAAGCTGGAGACCTGCTTGTCTGTATCCTCACTTTACTCTGCAAAGAGATG AGCCATAACAAGGTGGGCACAATGTGGCGTGGGGCAGGACTCCAATGGAAAGACTTCCTCCCTGAGGATGTAGATGTCAACAAGTTTGTGACCGAAAAG AATGTGATGTTCACACTGGCTGAAGCATCTGAAAAGAGTAAAACCAAGAAGATGAGTTCTGCAGAGCTGAGCAGACAGCTTGAAAGACTGATCCAAGACAAGGCTGACAGCAAAAGAATCATTGACTGGATTGAG GCCAACCTGGATGAGCAGCAGGCCTCCTCCAACATGTTTGTCAGAGTACTTATGACCTGTATTTGCCAGTCAGCAATCATCT GTGAGAATCCCTACAAGGTGAATGACGAAATAATCAATCAGAGGGCCAAGTTGCTGCAGAAATTCCTGAAGGATGATCAGAAGGAGTTGCAAGCTCTCTATGCCTTGCAGGCTCTAATGGTGCACATGGAGCAACCGGCCA ATCTGCTGCGAATGTTCTTTGACACACTTTATGATGAGGAAGTAATCAAAGATGATGCCTTTTACAAGTGGGAGTCATGCAAGGACCCCACTGAGCAGCAGGGCAAGGGTGTGGCCCTCAAGTCCGTCACCGGCTTCTTCACATGGTTACGCCAGGCGGACGAATCGGACAACAGTTAG